DNA from Stutzerimonas decontaminans:
GTGGTCGAGCGCACCCCACGCGCGCAGCGACTCGAATAGCTTCTCGCGATCTTCCACGGTCAGGCTCTGGTCCAACGCGCCCTGATTGACCGCCTTGCCCAACAGCTCGGCGACATGTCCCTGAAAGTCGGCCTGCACTTCGCGGTGACGCTTCGGCTTACCGCCGAAGGCCTCGGTGGAGTGCACCAGCGCGTTGTAATTGACCTGAATGAAAGGTTCGAGCTTCACCCCGAAACGCTTGCAGTAAGCCAGAACAGCATGATGGTGATAAGGAATGCGCCAGGGACCGGGATTTAGGTAGTTGCCTTCATCGAAACGGCATTCCTGGGTCGCACCGCCCAGCTCGGTGTAACGGTCGCCTCCGCGCAGGGACCAGCAGCGCCCGCCAGCCTTGGCGTTGTACTCAAGCACCTTGACCTTGTAGCCGGCACGGCGAAGCTCGTAAGCCGCCGCCATTCCAGCGAGTCCGGCGCCCAGTACAAGTACAGACGCGCCCTTTGGTGCGCCGCTCAGGGCGAACTGCTCGTTGTGATGGGTTTCGGCGGCAAAGCCAAGCGAGGTCATTGCCTGGTACATGGCAGCCGCACCGGCCGTCTTGCCAATCCACTGCAAAAGTGTACGTCTGCTTACAGCGTAACTTTCCACGATGTTAATTCCTTGAAATCTGCATAACTAAGCATGCCGACTGTTGATCAAACAGCAGGGTGATGGAAGCGGATCTCACTTCCGGTTTACCTAGGCAATTCGTACTTAGCAATCAGCGCGCCAGAAGCTCTGTAACGGGCATTTCAAGGTCAAAGAAGCAACTATTCAATTACACCAACACAAAATAAAAGTGAAAACTAACGGAACAGTTCGAATTGTACCGGCACAGTTAAAAAGTGTTTTCAGTGCAACTATTAGTGCCACGCAAGCAGGTGGTGCATTCCACTTAAAGAAGCACTTCAAAAGAGCATTATCAATCGCCTCAATCGCAGCAGGCATTTCACTGAAATTCGAACTTGCCCACCCCGGCCTGAATCATCGGGAAATGAGCGCGCACGGAACCATCGCCAAGGTTGTCACGCCAAACAGTCAGTACCTATGCGTTGACCGCTACCGGTCCAGGCGCCCGCCACGCACACCCACCGCAGCCAGTCTGCATATGAAAAGGTGAAGTCATGACCCAGATTCTCATTGCGGCCTTTGACCGCTACGCCGAAGCAGAGCAAGTCAAAGCCGAACTCGTGAGCGAAGGAGTGTCCAGCGATGACATCCAGATATCGGCATCCTTCAACACCGAAACCGTCGACAGCAGCCGGGTGGAAGTGGTCGGCGAGGAGCCGGATGAAGATGCAACGGTGGCGGACAAGATCGGCAGTTTCTTTCACAAGGTCTTCGGCGACGGATCGAGCAAGCATGCAGGCCGTTACCCCGAAGCGGCCCGCCGCGGGTCGACCATCGTGACCGTAACGCTTGAAGACGACAGCCGGGTATCCACCGTCGAACGAGTCATGGAGCGCAACGGTGCCATCGATATCGACGAGCGCAGTGCCAAGTGGGGCGACGACGATGCCACGCCAGTAACCGCCAGCACCGAGACGTTGACCACCGGCTACCCGGATGCCACTTCAATCAGCGTTGATGAGCGCGAACTGGACGGCAGCGCAACACCGGATCGTGGCCAGGATGCCGGCTCGATTCCCGGCCGAGCCGAAAACGAAAAAGCCGCGCGCCGCGACAACACTGCAGGCCGAGTGCGCATCATCCCGCGCTGAACCGACGCGGCCACCTCAATCACGCAACATCGCCTGCACCGCCAGTGCGTTTTCGGTTGCAGCGCCGCTGGCGGTGTTGTCGAAGATGCACCAGCACGGCACGCCGGACCGAGCGCAAGCCCGCAACTCACCCGCCAGCCGCTCCAGCCATTCGGCCGAGTAGGCCGAATGGTAGATACGTGGCGAGCCGTGCAGCCGGTAGTAACGCATGCCCGCCCAGCCACCCGGCTGATCGCCCCCGGCAATTGGTGAAGGGTCCGCTGCCACCCGGGCGATTCGCCAACGCTCGAGCAGTTCATCGGCATCCAGCCAGCTCGCATGCCGCGGCTCCAGGGCGAGTTGGCCGGCATAGCGCTCGCGTAGCGCTTCGAAGAAATCGCCTGCCACCGCACGCTCGAAGCCGAGCGATGGCGGCAGCTGCAACAGCAGGCAACCGAGTTTGTCGCCAAGCTCGGTCGCTTCGTCGAGAAAACCTTCAAGCGCGGCGCCGCAGTCGCGCAATCGCTGTTCATGGGTGATCTGCCGAGGCACCTTTACACAGAAACCGAAACCCTCCGGCACGCTCGCGGCCCACTTGCGGTAGGTTGCCGGACGATGCGGACGGTAGAACGAACTGTTGATTTCGACTGCCGTGAACTGATGGGCGAAGCGCTGCAGATGGGTGCCATCGCTCGGGAACGCCGGCCAGGCCGCTCGCGGCAGGCTCCAACCGGCGTAGCCAAGACGAATGCTTTCGCTGGATTTCATCGAAAATCCTCTTGATCTCGCAGCCAACGCTGGCTGGTCATGTGCTTTAAACTTGCGCGCCGCCCGCCTCAGCTCACACGGTTCATCCATGAAGCAACGCTCCGTCACGCCTTTTCAGATACTCATCCTGGTGCTGTCGATTTATGTGATCGGCGCGCTGGTGGCCGATCTGGTATTCGATCTGCCCGACGACATATCGACTCTGCTTGGGTATCTGGACAACATCGTCTGCTTCTTTTTCTTCCTCGACTTCTGGATGCGCCTGCAACAGGCCGAGAACAAGTTGCGCTTCATGCGCTGGGGCTGGGTCGATCTGCTGGCCAGCGTACCGGCCGGTGGGCTGCAGGCAGCCAAGCTGTTCCGTGCATTCCAGATTCTGCGGGTGCTACGGGCGATCAAGTCGCTGCGGCTGATCTGGCGCATCCTGTTTCGCAACCGTGCCGAAGGCATCGTCGCCTCTGCCGCCACGGCAACCATGCTACTGGTGGCCTTCGGCGCGTTGACCATGCTCCTGGTGGAAGCGCCGAATCCGGAGAGCTCGATCAACACGCCGGAAGAGGCGCTGTGGTGGGCATTCGTCACCGTCACCACGGTCGGCTACGGCGACTTCTATCCGGTCACTACCCAGGGCCGCATTGTCGCGGTGCTGTTGATGGTCTCC
Protein-coding regions in this window:
- a CDS encoding DUF72 domain-containing protein, which codes for MKSSESIRLGYAGWSLPRAAWPAFPSDGTHLQRFAHQFTAVEINSSFYRPHRPATYRKWAASVPEGFGFCVKVPRQITHEQRLRDCGAALEGFLDEATELGDKLGCLLLQLPPSLGFERAVAGDFFEALRERYAGQLALEPRHASWLDADELLERWRIARVAADPSPIAGGDQPGGWAGMRYYRLHGSPRIYHSAYSAEWLERLAGELRACARSGVPCWCIFDNTASGAATENALAVQAMLRD
- a CDS encoding ion transporter translates to MKQRSVTPFQILILVLSIYVIGALVADLVFDLPDDISTLLGYLDNIVCFFFFLDFWMRLQQAENKLRFMRWGWVDLLASVPAGGLQAAKLFRAFQILRVLRAIKSLRLIWRILFRNRAEGIVASAATATMLLVAFGALTMLLVEAPNPESSINTPEEALWWAFVTVTTVGYGDFYPVTTQGRIVAVLLMVSGVGLFGSFAAYIGSLFVADRHEEDNREQLADRETLQRLLLQVECLTEEVRSLKLQLSDNRREDGDRVEREG